A window of Roseiflexus castenholzii DSM 13941 genomic DNA:
TCAGGTTTGTCATGGCGTTATCCTCCTTTTTTCCACATCTCCTGGATTACGTTGCGGGATGTGTTGTTGTTTTCTTGCTTCCGTTGAGCAGTATAGGCGATGTGTGTTAGAATGCCGTCTATGGAGCATTAGAACGATGTTAGACCGGTATGATCAACAGTTGCGGCAGCTTGAGTCGCTGCTGCGCGTCAGTCGCGCGATCACGGCGCAGCTCGATCTCACCAGTGTGCTCAATCTGGTCATCGAGGCGGCGGTCGATTTGCTTGCCGGCAGCTCCGGCTTGATTGCCCTGCGCGATGATGATGGCACGACGCGCATTTATGCGGCGTATGGACTGGCGCGCGAAATCTGGCCCGTGTTCGACGACCTGCTGGCGACGCCGCTTAGCGATCAGCAGGCGCTGGTGCATCGCCTGCGCGAAGCAGGCGCCAGCATCGGGCTGCCATTACGGCATGTCAGCGCGTTACCGCTGATGTTTCGCGGCGCGACGGTCGGGGTGATCTATGTCTTTCGCGCTGCGCTGAACGTCGAGTTTACTGCCGAAGAACATCAACTCCTGACCGCATTCGCCGATCAGGCGGCGATTGCGGTCTCGAATGCACGCCTGTTCCAGAGCGTCTTGCGTGAGAAACAACATCTTGATGCGCTGATCGAGAACAGCGCCGACGGCGTGATGATCCTCGATGAGCGCTGGCGCATTGCCACATTCAACCGTGCAATGGAACTGCTGACCGGTTGGAGCCGTGAGGAGGCGATCGGGCGCCCGTGCGCCGAGGTGCTGGCTATCCACACGCCGCAAGGCGCCAATCTCTGCCTTACCGATTGCCCGTTGCAACGGCAACCGTTCGAGCCTAATCCGGTCGCCGAGGGGTGGATCACCACACGGGACGGACGGCGTCTCTACATCCAGAGTCGCTACGCAGCACAACGCAGCCCGCAGGGCGCGTTTCTTGGCGCCATCGCCAACGTGCGTGATGTCACCGAGCAGAAGATCGAAGCTGAGATGCAGAACACCTTCATTTCAGTCATCTCGCACGAATTGCGCACACCGGTCAGCATTATTAAAGGATACGCCGAGACGCTGGCGCGCCAGGATGCGGCATGGGACGCAGCGACTCTCCGTGAAGGACTGGCCGTTATCATCGAAGAGGCGGATCGCCTGGCGCAGCAGATCAACACGCTGCTGGAAGCCTCCCGTTTACAGACCGACAGTATGCGCCTCGAGTTGAGCGACTGGTCGGTACGCCCTCTGGTGGAGCGCGTGGTCGAACGCTTCGCACCACAGGCAGGCGACCGGTTCACGTTCCAGATCGACATTCCCGACGACTTTCCGCCAGTCCATGCCGATTATGAGCGGACCCGCACCGTGGTGGAGAATCTGATCAGCAACGCGATTAAGTACAGCCCGAACGGTGGGTTGATACGCATCACGGCGCGGGTGAGCGGCGATTTTGCGATTATCTCGGTGAGCGATCAGGGTATTGGCATACCGCTCGAAGAGCAGAAAAAACTCTTTCGCCGCTTCTATCGCGTCGATAACCGCCTGCGGCGTGAAACGCAAGGAGCAGGATTGGGGTTGTTCCTGTCGCGCGTTATTGTTGAAGCGCAGGGTGGGCGAATCTGGGTCGATAGCCGACCGGGGCGCGGGTCGCGCTTTTCGTTTACTGTGCCGCTGGCAACGCCAATGCTGAGCGATCAGATGGCGTCGGGTGAGATCGAAACTGCCACATCTGTCGATCATCCTGAGTCAACCGTAGTAACGCTTCCACGGATGGAACCGCCGCTGCTCGAGGATCATGAACGTTAAGGAAAGTACGCAGATGTCAGAACTCAAAGACAAGCTGATCCTCGTCGTCGACGACGAGCCGCGCATGGTCAACTTTATGCGCATGAACCTGGAACTCGAAGGATGCCGGGTGGTCAGCGCCTCGAACGGGCGCGAAGCGCTGGAAAAGGTGCGCGACGAGATGCCCGACGTGGTGTTGCTCGATATTATGATGCCGGTGATGGATGGCTTTGAAACACTGCGCCGATTGCGACAGGCATCATCGGTGCCGGTGCTGGTACTGACAGCGAAAGATGACGAAGAGGATCGCATCAAAGGGCTGGAACTGGGCGCCGACGATTATATCGGCAAACCGTTCAGTCACCGGGAACTGGTCAGTCGCATTCGCGCGGTTCTACGGCGCCACTACACCCCGCCGCCGGCGCCACAGACGCTGGTCAAGGTCGATGATCGGCTCCAGATCGATTTCGCCCGGCGCGAGGTGCTGGTCAATGGCGAACGGGTCAACCTGCGCCCGACGGAGTACCGGCTGCTGTACCACCTGGTGCAAAATGCGGGGTATGTGATGACCCACGAGCAACTGTTGAGTAAGGTGTGGGGACCTGAGTATCGCGACGAGACGCATTATTTGAGACTATACATCACCTATCTGCGGCAGAAGATCGAGGAAGACCCGGCAAATCCAAAATATATCCTGACCGAACGCGGCATCGGGTATCGTTTCGTCGATTTCAAGCGCGAGGGGCACGGATGAGGCATGCGGCGGGAGGCGAGCGGCGAGAGGGGGGCGAGGCGAGAGGGGCGAGGCGAGGGGCGGGAGGCGAGAGGCGAGAGGGGGCGAGGGGAGAGGGTCCCGACAAGGGCGTAGCGCGAGATTTATCTCGCATTTGTGGAGAGGGGCGAGGCGAGAGGTGCGAGGGGAGAGGGGCCGACAAGGGCGTAGCGCGAGATTTATCTCGCATTTGTGGAGAGGAGCGAGGCGAGAGGGGCGAGGCGAGAGGGGCGAGGCGAGGGGCGGGAGGCGAGCGGCGAGAGGGGGCGAGGGGAGAGGGTCCCGACAAGGGCGTAGCGCGAGATTTATCTCGCATTGGTGGAGAGGAGCGAGGGGAGAGGGGCGAGGAGCGAGGGGAGAGGGGCGAGGGGAGAGGGACCGACAAGGGCGTAGCGCGAGATTTATCTCGCATTTGTGGAGAGGGGAGGGGGGAGAGGAGCGAGGGCCCGACAAGGGCGTAGCGCGAGATTTATCTCGCATTTGTGGGGAAGAGCGAGGGGAGAGGGGAGAGGGGAGAGGAGCGAGGGGAGAGGGGAGAGGGGCGAGGGGAGAGGGACCGACAAGGGCGTAGCGCGAGATTTATCTCGCATTTGTGGAGAGGAGCGAGGGGAGAGGGGAGAGGCGGGAGGCGAGCGGCGAGAGGCGGGAGGTAAGAGGCGAGCGGCGAGGAGCGAGGGGAGAGGGCCCGACAAGGGCGTAGCGCGAGATTTATCTCGCATTGGTGGAGAAGAGCGAGGGGAGAGGGGAGAGGAGCGAGGGTCCCGACAAGGGCGTAGCGCGAGATTTATCTCGCATTTGTGGAGAGGAGCGAGGGGAGAGGGGAGAGGAGCGAGGGTCCCGACAAGGGCGTAGCGCGAGATTTATCTCGCATTTGTGGAGAGGAGCGAGGGGAGAGGGGAGAGGAGCGAGGGTCCCGACAAGGGCGTAGCGCGAGATTTATCTCGCATTTGCGGGGAGGGGCGAGGCGAGCGGCGGGAGGCGAGAGGTGAGAGGCGCGAGGCGAGCAGCGCGCAGTCAGCGGCGCGCGGCAAGAGGGTTGCAGGTTCCAGGTGGGAAAGGCTCTTCTAACCCCTAACCCCCTAACCTGTCAGTTCTCGGGTCTCAGTTCTTAGTTCTTCTTTCCCAAACAACACTCCCCGCCGGATCACGATGACGCCGAACAAACCAGCCTGTTCGACCACGACAACATGGCGCTTCCACAATTCCAGGACCGCCCAGAACGCAACGACGATCTCGACACGGTGTGCGGCAAGCGCGATCATCTCCTCGAATGCAACCCATGGACGCTCCTGTAAGTATGAACGAATGCGATCGATCATCTCGCCGACCGTGACCATTTTTGGCGCAGGCAGTGTCATCGGCGGCGGATCGAGCGGCAGCATCAATTGCATACGACGCTGCATGGCAGCAATCAGATCGGCGATGGTATGGTCGAGCCGCGCGGGGCGGGGCGCCGGTGGCATAGCGAGCCGTGGATACATACGCTGGCCCTCGGAGCGTCGCAGGAGCGCCGCCAACCGCCTGAAACGCTGATACTCCTGCAATTGACGCACCAACGATTCGCCTTCGTCGTCGGGTTCCTGATCGCTGATAATCGAGGGACGCGGCAATAACGCCCGTGACTTCAACAGCATCAGACGTGCGGCCACAACCAGAAACGCCGAGAGCGACGCCGGATCCGGCGCGTCCATCGTGCGCACGTGGGCAAGATACTGATCGGCGACGTGCGCCAGCGCCACGCCGGTCACATCGAGTTCTTCGCGTTCGATCAGACGCAACAGCAGATCGAGAGGACCTTCAAAGATCGGTAGGGTAACGGTGTAATCGATTGGTTCGATGAACATGGCCGCTCAGTTTGCATCATCTGCTGCGCGGAGCGCCTGTGCGCATGGCGTGGCACGCTGCTCTGCATAGTCGCGCAGAATCCGCACGACATCGGGATGACTGCCCACCGATTCGGCATAGGCAACACTGCGCTTTTCGTGGGAGGCATGGAGCGCAAATGGATAGAGCACGCCGCGTCCATTACGCGCTGCGCGTTCATACCAGCCGGGGGCATGGTGTTGGAGCAGGACAATCAAACCATAGTAAAGCAGAGGAATTGCCCGGCCCTCCTCATCGACTTTCCCGCAATCGTGGAGCAATGCCGCTTGCAAAAGATACGGGTTGGTATGACCTGTTCGCACCAATGTGTGATAGACATCGAGACTATGGCGCTGAACGAACCGCGGCATCCGCTCGAAGAGCAGCAGTTGCGGGTCGCTCAGCGCGCGAACCAGGAGCACACGTTCTTCCAGATGAATGACAGCGATAAGGGCTGAGATGAACTGCCGAGTCCTGTAGAACCACCGTTGTCGTGACGACAATGGGCATCCTCCCGCCAGTTCGTCGCTTGCCTATATGATCTCATCAATCTGCGCTGCCAGGTCGAAATCCTTGCCGGTCAAACCACCTGCATCATGCGTGGACAGGCTCAGCGTTACTTTGCGCCAGCGGATGTCGATGTCGGGATGATGCCCTGCGGCTTCTGCAAGAAACGCAACATTGACGACAAATGCAATCGCAGAAGGAAACGAGGGGAGTTGAAAAGTTTTCCGAATCTCGTTCCCCTGCCGAGTCCATCCGGTCAGGTCGCCGAGTCGCTCTTCGATCTCGGCATCGTTCAGTAGGGCTGCCATGAACACACTCCTTACGTACACACACGATGCGAAACGATCGCTTCGATCATCTCGCATCCTCCGTTTTCAGCACACACGTCCCACGAGAAACTCCCAGAAACAGCACATAGCGCTCCAAAGCGCCATGCGCCATTCACAGTATACCAGGAGTTGTATCAAACGGGGGCATTGGCGAAAACAGCGATGCCATACAGGGGAAGGCTCCTGATAACAAGTCCCGTCAATTGCCCCAAACACAGCGCCCCCCTGTTGCACAACGACAGAGGGGCGCATGCATCGGAGGTCGGTTCAATCGAGGTAACCGCGCAACTTCTTGCCAAGGTGGGGATGGCGCAATTTCCGCAGCGCCACGGCTTCGATCTGCCGGATGCGCTCGCGGGTGATGCCAAATTCCATACCGACTTCTTCCAGTGTGCGGTAACGACCATCCTTCAGCCCATAGCGCAACTGAATAATCTTCCGTTCCCGTTCAGGGAGTTTTTGCAGCACCTCTTCGAGTTGCTCGCGCAGCATCGATGCAGCTGCAGCTTCAGCCGGGGTCGAGATACGATCATCTTCGATAAAGTCGCCCATACGGCCCTCGCCTTCCTGCCCAACCGGCATTTCCAGCGATAGCGGGTGCATCGAGGCTTCGAGCGTGCGACGCACCTTCGTCGAACTGATGCCCATCGCATCGGCGATCTCTTCCGGTGTCGGTTCGCGCTGCATCATCTGCTGAAGTTTATGCGAGGCGCGCTTGACCTGACTAATCGCCTCACCCATATGCACCGGCAGGCGGATGGTGCGGCTTTGATCGGCGATGGCGCGCGTGATCGCCTGGCGAATCCACCAGGTGGCGTAGGTAGAGAACTTGTGCCCCTTGGTATAGTCGAACTTTTCGACTGCACGCATAAGTCCGATATTGCCTTCCTGCACCAGGTCCATCATCGTCAGACCATACGACGTATATTTTTTGGCGATCGAGACGACCAGACGCAGATTGGCCTGGATCAGGTGCTGACGCGCTTCATTCCCCTGTGCAACCTGCTGTTCGTACATCATCCGTTCCTGCCAGGAGCTATACTCCTCGCACTCAAGCGCGCGCCGGGCGCGATGCCCGGCCTCCATCGCCTTTGCCAGCATCACTTCCTGCTCTGCCGACAACAATGGCACCTGACCAATCTCCTGTAAATACATCCGAACCGGATCATCGAGCGCCACATCGGTCAGGTCCGGCATTTCCGCCAGCAATTCATCATCGCCGACCGCGCCGTGGTCGCTCATATCGAGCGGGGTCTCGACCACCCGAATGCCTTCCGCCTGCAATGAAGCGTACAATTGATCAACATCGGCAACGTGATATTCGGGTTGGGGAAGCGCTTCAAGAATTTCGTTATAGGTGAGGAACCCGCGTGTGCGCCCAATGTCGAGGAGGTATTCGAGCGTTTGCGCCCACGCCTGCCGTGTCTGCTCCACGATCTCGGTGGTCATGGATCTGCCTTCTTGCATTGACTTCACTGGTGGCCACGCAGAGGCGAACGCCCTGCGGGGCCGTGCGAATAACAACGGTTCTATGAATGCGTCATTTGGCAACAAGACGGGGCTAAGAGTGAACGACTCTAAGCCCCCAACTTCATTGCCTGACCAGAACGCGAGCCTGGCGTTCTGTTGTTTCTTGCGCTACTATACATTAGCAGGTGGTTAAAGTCAACCCCTTTATCCACTGATGTTATAAACACTTTGTCCACATTCTCCACACGCACGACTGTTCGCTATGCCGGATTGAC
This region includes:
- a CDS encoding ATP-binding protein, which codes for MLDRYDQQLRQLESLLRVSRAITAQLDLTSVLNLVIEAAVDLLAGSSGLIALRDDDGTTRIYAAYGLAREIWPVFDDLLATPLSDQQALVHRLREAGASIGLPLRHVSALPLMFRGATVGVIYVFRAALNVEFTAEEHQLLTAFADQAAIAVSNARLFQSVLREKQHLDALIENSADGVMILDERWRIATFNRAMELLTGWSREEAIGRPCAEVLAIHTPQGANLCLTDCPLQRQPFEPNPVAEGWITTRDGRRLYIQSRYAAQRSPQGAFLGAIANVRDVTEQKIEAEMQNTFISVISHELRTPVSIIKGYAETLARQDAAWDAATLREGLAVIIEEADRLAQQINTLLEASRLQTDSMRLELSDWSVRPLVERVVERFAPQAGDRFTFQIDIPDDFPPVHADYERTRTVVENLISNAIKYSPNGGLIRITARVSGDFAIISVSDQGIGIPLEEQKKLFRRFYRVDNRLRRETQGAGLGLFLSRVIVEAQGGRIWVDSRPGRGSRFSFTVPLATPMLSDQMASGEIETATSVDHPESTVVTLPRMEPPLLEDHER
- a CDS encoding response regulator transcription factor codes for the protein MSELKDKLILVVDDEPRMVNFMRMNLELEGCRVVSASNGREALEKVRDEMPDVVLLDIMMPVMDGFETLRRLRQASSVPVLVLTAKDDEEDRIKGLELGADDYIGKPFSHRELVSRIRAVLRRHYTPPPAPQTLVKVDDRLQIDFARREVLVNGERVNLRPTEYRLLYHLVQNAGYVMTHEQLLSKVWGPEYRDETHYLRLYITYLRQKIEEDPANPKYILTERGIGYRFVDFKREGHG
- a CDS encoding segregation and condensation protein A codes for the protein MFIEPIDYTVTLPIFEGPLDLLLRLIEREELDVTGVALAHVADQYLAHVRTMDAPDPASLSAFLVVAARLMLLKSRALLPRPSIISDQEPDDEGESLVRQLQEYQRFRRLAALLRRSEGQRMYPRLAMPPAPRPARLDHTIADLIAAMQRRMQLMLPLDPPPMTLPAPKMVTVGEMIDRIRSYLQERPWVAFEEMIALAAHRVEIVVAFWAVLELWKRHVVVVEQAGLFGVIVIRRGVLFGKEELRTETRELTG
- a CDS encoding 4a-hydroxytetrahydrobiopterin dehydratase, translated to MAALLNDAEIEERLGDLTGWTRQGNEIRKTFQLPSFPSAIAFVVNVAFLAEAAGHHPDIDIRWRKVTLSLSTHDAGGLTGKDFDLAAQIDEII
- the rpoD gene encoding RNA polymerase sigma factor RpoD, whose translation is MTTEIVEQTRQAWAQTLEYLLDIGRTRGFLTYNEILEALPQPEYHVADVDQLYASLQAEGIRVVETPLDMSDHGAVGDDELLAEMPDLTDVALDDPVRMYLQEIGQVPLLSAEQEVMLAKAMEAGHRARRALECEEYSSWQERMMYEQQVAQGNEARQHLIQANLRLVVSIAKKYTSYGLTMMDLVQEGNIGLMRAVEKFDYTKGHKFSTYATWWIRQAITRAIADQSRTIRLPVHMGEAISQVKRASHKLQQMMQREPTPEEIADAMGISSTKVRRTLEASMHPLSLEMPVGQEGEGRMGDFIEDDRISTPAEAAAASMLREQLEEVLQKLPERERKIIQLRYGLKDGRYRTLEEVGMEFGITRERIRQIEAVALRKLRHPHLGKKLRGYLD